In the genome of Primulina eburnea isolate SZY01 chromosome 13, ASM2296580v1, whole genome shotgun sequence, the window AATATATTGCTTGTAAGTCTACTCTTTTTATAACAAACTGATGGCTTATTTTAACCAGTAACCTCCCATCAattcttataaaaatcatgtccAAAACATGTAAGAATCATCAATTTACGCCAAACTCGGACAAAAAAAATGGGTTCGGGAAAAGTTTGTCGTTGGACTCTATGTTTCTTGTTCGCGTGTGTCGTGGGATTCAGGTCAGTGGCTCAAGTCGAAGCTGCGCTGAAAACATATCTGTTCGATGTGAGAAAATAAACGTTTATCGGATGTTATAAATGtatatattcattttttttacttttgttATTGTATCAATGTGTATATTTTTTTCAGATTCAAGTGAAGAATGTGAGCAGATTGTGTCATGCCAAGCCAATTGTGACTGTGAATGGAATGTTTCCAGGGCCAACAATCTATGTTAGAGAAGGAGACCGAGTCCAAATTAATGTCACAAATCATGCACAATATAACATGTCAATTCATTGGTACTAAAATTTCGATactattcatgaaaaaatatatgacCCTTGAATTATCCCCTCCAACTGTTCTTGATTCAAATACGTCGTGATTTTGGGTCGAATAACGAGTTTTATAGAACCCGAACCATTTAGTTTAAAGGTTTGTGATTCTATAATAGAATGCTAACATTTGAAGTTCACCCTTTCGTGACGAcaatttaaaaaagaaaacatTGCATTTTTTTCATTGTTTTGTAGGCATGGAATAAAGCAAAATCGAAACGGTTGGGCGGATGGACCGGCGTATATAACGCAATGTCCGGTTCAGACCGGGCAGAGCTATACCTACGACTTCAATGTAACAGAGCAAAGAGGAACATTATGGTGGCATGCACATATTTTTTGGCTCAGAGCCACTGTATATGGTGCCTTTGTCATAATGCCCAAACCGGGTTTCCCTTATCCTTTCCCTCAACctcattttgaatttaatttagtcctaggtaattatttatttatttatcgtCATCGTCGTAAACTATATACGTATATAGATGTATATTAGATGTTAcgcgagtattaatttttaatctcgagtttgtgattcataatTCCATGAATCTCACGAGCTCGACTCGTTTTCTTATCGAAATGCATAACGTGTTtatgagaagaaaaaaaaaacagggGAGTGGTGGAATGATGATGTTGAAGAGGTTGTAAAACAAGGAAACCAACTGGGATTGCCTCCAAGAATGTCGGATGCACATACTATAAATGGCAAGCCGGGGCCTCTTTTCCCATGTTCCGATAAACGTAAGGGGAAATTTAGCTGTTTAATCCTTTCGTTTGGTTCAAGTTTTGATATATGAACTCCTCGATTTTCAAATACTGTAGTAGGACTGTTTATTTATTACAAATTTGGGAAGGTTAAAGAAAAAGGTTAATCTAAACACTCCAAAAACAGACACGTTTGTGATACAAGTTGAGCAAGGAAACACGTACCTCTTGAGAATCATCAATGCTGCACTCAACGACGAGCTTTTCTTCGCCATCGCCGGCCACAGCATGACGGTAGTGGAAATCGACGCGGTCTATACCAAACCATTCGCAACAGATGCTGTCCTAATAGCACCCGGTCAGACAACAAACGTCCTTGTTCGAGCCGACCAACAACCAGGCAGATACTTCATGGCCGCAAGGCCGTTCATGGATGCGCAGATTCCGGTAGACAACAAAACTGTGACAGCTATACTGCAATACCGAGACGTCCCGAACACCATAATCCCAAGAATGCCTCATCTGCCAGCACAAAACGACACTGCCTTTGCTTTGAGTTACAATGACAAGCTTAGAAGCCTGAACTCGCCACAGTTTCCGGTGACCGTACCGCTTAAAGTCGACCGTCATCTGTTCTACACTATTGGATTTGGAGTTAACCCATGTCCATCTTGTCAGAACGGAACGGCTGTCACTGCTTCCTTAAACAACATAACCTTTGTTATGCCTCGGACCGGCCTCTTACAAGCTCACTACTTCAACCTTAAAGGGGTGTTCACCATGGACTTCCCCGACCGTCCTCTGGCACCGTTTAACTACACCGGTGCACCACTCACGACTAATCTCAGAACCATGCAAAGCGCCATGCCACGGCTCAGTAAGGTAGCATACAATTCGACGGTGGAGTTGGTACTTCAAGACACCAACCTTCTATCAGTGGAGTCTCATCCATTCCATCTTCACGGTTACAACTTCTTCGTTGTCGGATCCGGGATCGGGAACTTTGATCCAAAGAACGACCCTGCGAAGTTCAACTTGGTGGATCCACCCGAAAGAAACACGGTAGGAGTCCCCACGGGGGGCTGGACTGCCATAAGGTTCAGAGCCGATAATCCGGGTAAGTGAATTCCCCTCCTTAGTCACACTTTCTTGACCCGAAAAAGCGTACCTTTTCATGCTTTTTGATGATCATTTAGGGGTTTGGTTCATGCATTGCCACTTGGAACTGCACACTGGCTGGGGATTGAAGACAGCATTTGTAGTGGAGGATGGACCAAGTCCAGATCTTTCAGTACTGCCTCCACCAAAGGATCTTCCACCTTGTTAAACTCATCATATTTATTGGATTTTTCATGTCATAACATGCGAAGTTTGAGGTTGTTTTACATATTTCTTGAGGCAGAAAATAGGCATtattttccattttatccacATGATGTGAAGTTGTTTGGCAAAGTtttcataaatatatttttaaagttttttgACTTCTAAAATACTATAATTACTGATATGTTGGAATGTATTACTTCAAATAAATGAAATGAGTTGGAGAAAAGAAAAATTAGTGAGGAAATAAGCTTGAAGTATAATTCTGGAAATAAGGGTAAACATCCGggttatttttatcattttcaagttttaattaataaaattttataaatttcaacCCCCAATTTCGAACACTAcccaatcttttttttttattttaaaaaagcaAGTATCTATAAACATTATAAAATCAATGATAAATGTCCATGCAGTCCTCCACGTTAAGAATTTTTTTAGTTCGATCCATATTCTATTGTGTGCATCAAATTCATCCCTCGTGTTACTTTTTTCCCACCTTTAGTCCTCCTCTTACGTCAATGACGACCTTTCATTTGAAAAAGCCCAAGTTTTCTGATTCATTTCCGATTCAGTCTGTCCATGTTCGGGTGTTTTCACATGAGCATCACTGTGCCCAAATTTGGCCTATTTTGGCCATCAACATAACAAGATAAATAAATTTCATGTGGAACCGAAACCTATTCATGAATCCCGAGCTCAAAACCACGTTCGATGTTGAGACGCTGCAACCATAGTCCCTATAATTTTGAGTATCCAATAGTTATATATGTTTCTCGACGCATGGCTCGTGTTGGAATAGATCCAACGGCCATCATTAGCACTAGTCACCCCAGTGCAACATTGAAGTAATTCTCGTGTTGTCATGGAGAATATTTATCTCAAATATGATGGGGTGAAAAATACGTATAACACCTACTTAGTATTCACACATTATTCTACATTTTTTTGTCGTGCTAGCGCGCGGTAGTAAATGAATTCTGCTGCCATGATCAAATCACTGCACACTTCGGAACCATATATCATATGCTTGTAATTTCCACATTCAAGTGCACGTGAATCataaaaaatgaagaaaaaatacCCATATACTATATATAAATCTTTAAACCCTTCTCCTCA includes:
- the LOC140808631 gene encoding laccase-11-like isoform X2 is translated as MFLVRVCRGIQIQVKNVSRLCHAKPIVTVNGMFPGPTIYVREGDRVQINVTNHAQYNMSIHWHGIKQNRNGWADGPAYITQCPVQTGQSYTYDFNVTEQRGTLWWHAHIFWLRATVYGAFVIMPKPGFPYPFPQPHFEFNLVLGEWWNDDVEEVVKQGNQLGLPPRMSDAHTINGKPGPLFPCSDKHTFVIQVEQGNTYLLRIINAALNDELFFAIAGHSMTVVEIDAVYTKPFATDAVLIAPGQTTNVLVRADQQPGRYFMAARPFMDAQIPVDNKTVTAILQYRDVPNTIIPRMPHLPAQNDTAFALSYNDKLRSLNSPQFPVTVPLKVDRHLFYTIGFGVNPCPSCQNGTAVTASLNNITFVMPRTGLLQAHYFNLKGVFTMDFPDRPLAPFNYTGAPLTTNLRTMQSAMPRLSKVAYNSTVELVLQDTNLLSVESHPFHLHGYNFFVVGSGIGNFDPKNDPAKFNLVDPPERNTVGVPTGGWTAIRFRADNPGVWFMHCHLELHTGWGLKTAFVVEDGPSPDLSVLPPPKDLPPC
- the LOC140808631 gene encoding laccase-11-like isoform X1, which codes for MGSGKVCRWTLCFLFACVVGFRSVAQVEAALKTYLFDIQVKNVSRLCHAKPIVTVNGMFPGPTIYVREGDRVQINVTNHAQYNMSIHWHGIKQNRNGWADGPAYITQCPVQTGQSYTYDFNVTEQRGTLWWHAHIFWLRATVYGAFVIMPKPGFPYPFPQPHFEFNLVLGEWWNDDVEEVVKQGNQLGLPPRMSDAHTINGKPGPLFPCSDKHTFVIQVEQGNTYLLRIINAALNDELFFAIAGHSMTVVEIDAVYTKPFATDAVLIAPGQTTNVLVRADQQPGRYFMAARPFMDAQIPVDNKTVTAILQYRDVPNTIIPRMPHLPAQNDTAFALSYNDKLRSLNSPQFPVTVPLKVDRHLFYTIGFGVNPCPSCQNGTAVTASLNNITFVMPRTGLLQAHYFNLKGVFTMDFPDRPLAPFNYTGAPLTTNLRTMQSAMPRLSKVAYNSTVELVLQDTNLLSVESHPFHLHGYNFFVVGSGIGNFDPKNDPAKFNLVDPPERNTVGVPTGGWTAIRFRADNPGVWFMHCHLELHTGWGLKTAFVVEDGPSPDLSVLPPPKDLPPC